Proteins from one Amycolatopsis benzoatilytica AK 16/65 genomic window:
- a CDS encoding SsgA family sporulation/cell division regulator: MGTEPQVVRATIIFGLRTFGSVPLPVRADLEYDPVDPFAVSVGYHAGGSVVRWLFGRDLLGDGLLAPAGDGDVRVRPAADDSRVLVELNAPDGSAVLEAPANELADFLDRTYDEVPVGTEDSCFDFDAELAKLALRD; the protein is encoded by the coding sequence GTGGGTACCGAGCCGCAGGTCGTCCGCGCCACGATCATTTTCGGGCTGCGCACGTTCGGGTCCGTCCCGCTGCCGGTGCGCGCCGATCTGGAATACGACCCGGTCGATCCGTTCGCGGTGTCCGTCGGCTACCACGCCGGCGGCAGTGTGGTGCGCTGGCTGTTCGGCCGCGACCTGCTCGGCGACGGACTGCTCGCCCCGGCAGGCGACGGCGACGTCCGGGTGCGGCCCGCCGCCGACGACAGCCGGGTGCTGGTCGAGCTGAACGCGCCGGACGGGTCCGCGGTGCTGGAGGCGCCGGCGAACGAGCTCGCCGACTTCCTCGACCGCACTTACGACGAGGTCCCGGTCGGCACCGAAGACAGCTGCTTCGACTTCGACGCGGAACTGGCGAAGCTCGCCCTTCGCGACTGA
- a CDS encoding glycosyltransferase family 4 protein — translation MFWFVVPGDIDDRSVPSGGNTYDRRMAEELAARLTPVDGSWPDPGPAARQRLGQVLAEIPDGSTVLLDGLVACGVPDVLAPHAARLDMAILVHLPLADETGLDRQRAADLGARERKALDLARRVIVTSPAAARALEGRAAQAVPPGTDPAPPAAGTDGRSQLICVAAVTPRKGQDLLLTALSQVDGLAVDFVGSRTRNPAYANGLPRHPRARFTGPLSGAALEAAYHRADLLVLPSHAETYGMVVTEALARGIPVLAAEVGGIPDALGRAPDGELPGLLVPPADAAALVTALRSWRDDPDLRRRLRVAAAARARTLETWPAAAARLGGILGVR, via the coding sequence GTGTTCTGGTTCGTAGTGCCCGGCGACATCGACGACCGCAGCGTGCCCAGCGGCGGCAACACCTACGACCGTCGCATGGCTGAGGAGCTGGCCGCCCGGCTGACCCCGGTCGACGGCAGCTGGCCGGATCCCGGCCCGGCCGCGCGGCAGCGGCTCGGCCAGGTGCTCGCCGAGATCCCCGACGGTTCGACGGTGCTGCTCGACGGTCTCGTCGCGTGCGGGGTGCCAGATGTCCTCGCGCCGCACGCCGCCCGGCTCGATATGGCGATTCTTGTCCACCTGCCGTTGGCCGACGAGACTGGCCTCGACCGACAGCGCGCGGCTGACCTTGGCGCTCGCGAGCGCAAGGCGCTCGACCTGGCTCGGCGCGTCATCGTCACCAGTCCAGCTGCCGCGCGCGCCCTCGAAGGCCGTGCCGCGCAGGCTGTCCCGCCCGGCACCGATCCCGCGCCGCCCGCGGCCGGGACGGACGGCAGGTCGCAGCTGATCTGCGTCGCCGCGGTGACTCCGCGCAAGGGACAAGACCTGCTGCTGACCGCACTGTCTCAAGTAGACGGTCTCGCCGTCGACTTCGTCGGCTCGCGCACCCGAAACCCGGCCTACGCCAACGGCTTGCCGAGGCATCCGCGAGCCCGGTTCACCGGCCCGCTCTCCGGTGCTGCGCTCGAAGCCGCCTATCACCGCGCGGACCTGCTGGTTTTGCCGTCGCACGCGGAGACCTACGGCATGGTCGTCACCGAAGCGCTCGCGCGCGGGATCCCGGTGCTGGCGGCGGAGGTAGGCGGGATCCCGGACGCGCTTGGCCGCGCGCCCGACGGCGAGTTGCCGGGGCTGCTGGTCCCGCCTGCCGACGCGGCGGCGCTCGTGACAGCGCTGCGGTCCTGGCGCGACGACCCAGACCTGCGGCGCCGGCTACGGGTTGCTGCCGCCGCGCGAGCGCGCACACTGGAGACTTGGCCCGCCGCGGCTGCGCGGCTGGGCGGCATCTTGGGGGTGCGTTGA
- a CDS encoding lysylphosphatidylglycerol synthase transmembrane domain-containing protein, whose product MRWLRLLAGAALIAALCWRFGTDAFVAGLRALGPAPIFVALTIGAVTTLASAARWRLVAAGLGLRLPFREAVGDYYGAQFLNGVLPAGVLGDVHRAVQHGRRSGDVGRGVRAVVLERVAGQAVVLVAALAVLAFRPELLPRQVVLCLGLVAVAAVAVASVMRRRLRQVWAADIRSGLLAAWPGVAGWSLFAVAGHLTLFVVAARAAGASAPLSVLLPLLVLALLAMGLPLNVGGFGPREGAAAVSFAAAGLGAELGVTVSVGYGALALVSTLPGGAVLLLRRMIPRREVPSGQVSSGWWRGIFEQSGGDSPRSLSFPRWPRRRARLRTPPVPATSSTPPLAPCAASSALGTGSSKASRTPPRQ is encoded by the coding sequence ATGCGCTGGCTGCGTCTGCTGGCCGGGGCCGCGCTCATCGCGGCGCTGTGCTGGCGATTCGGCACTGACGCCTTCGTGGCCGGCCTGCGCGCCCTCGGTCCGGCTCCGATCTTCGTCGCGCTGACGATCGGGGCGGTGACGACGCTGGCGAGCGCGGCGCGGTGGCGCTTGGTCGCGGCCGGCCTCGGCCTGAGACTGCCGTTCCGCGAGGCGGTCGGCGACTACTACGGCGCGCAGTTCCTCAACGGAGTCCTGCCCGCGGGGGTGCTCGGCGACGTGCATCGAGCCGTGCAGCACGGTCGCCGGTCCGGTGACGTCGGGCGCGGCGTGCGCGCGGTCGTACTGGAACGCGTTGCCGGACAAGCGGTAGTGCTCGTCGCCGCACTGGCGGTGCTCGCTTTCCGGCCGGAACTGCTGCCGCGCCAAGTGGTGCTCTGCCTCGGGCTGGTCGCGGTCGCCGCGGTGGCCGTGGCGTCGGTGATGCGGCGGCGGTTGCGGCAGGTGTGGGCGGCGGACATTCGCTCCGGGCTGCTCGCCGCCTGGCCCGGCGTCGCCGGCTGGTCACTGTTCGCGGTGGCGGGGCATCTGACGCTGTTCGTGGTCGCCGCGCGGGCAGCGGGCGCGAGCGCACCGCTGAGCGTCCTGCTGCCGCTGCTGGTGCTCGCGTTGCTGGCGATGGGGCTGCCGCTGAATGTCGGCGGGTTCGGCCCGCGGGAGGGCGCGGCGGCGGTCTCCTTCGCGGCTGCCGGGCTGGGTGCGGAGCTGGGCGTGACGGTCTCGGTCGGCTACGGCGCGCTCGCCCTCGTGTCCACCTTGCCTGGTGGGGCGGTGCTGCTGCTGCGCCGGATGATCCCACGGCGAGAGGTGCCCAGCGGGCAGGTATCGTCCGGCTGGTGGCGAGGGATTTTCGAACAAAGTGGCGGCGATTCTCCGCGCTCCTTGTCCTTCCCGCGCTGGCCGCGTCGGCGTGCGCGGCTTCGGACGCCACCGGTGCCGGCGACGTCGTCCACACCGCCGCTGGCTCCGTGCGCGGCATCGTCAGCGCTGGGCACCGGCTCTTCCAAGGCATCCCGTACGCCGCCCCGCCAGTAG
- a CDS encoding carboxylesterase/lipase family protein, translated as MRGIVSAGHRLFQGIPYAAPPVGELRWQPPAPAQPWTGERDATRPGPHCPQALADALTSEDCLYLNVWTPPAGAVKRPVLVWLHGGAFLTGGGDRYQAARLVGHGDAVVVTLNYRLGALGFLADPALGREPGNYGFLDQQQALRWVRDNIASFGGDPGQVTVAGESAGGISVCDHLVAPGSRGLFRAAIIQSGPCQAQTTLPDAERKSVAYSAAQGCTDRSTAAACLRALPVAKLLTGPSYVSVAGVDLPGPALGGSVLPAKTAAVPVPVLIGTTHDEFTYFLAEQAATGFVVDQHSYPQALARVFPDPAAVARAYPLDSFHGNASLAYAAAVTDWAFACPAARLAGSLPAASTYEFDDPTSPAAAPRSPFPLGATHASELPYLFELGDRPPALTPAQQRLADRMAGDWMSFVRGRPAGSAIAYRADGARPLTGFAEDHRCGFWASLR; from the coding sequence GTGCGCGGCATCGTCAGCGCTGGGCACCGGCTCTTCCAAGGCATCCCGTACGCCGCCCCGCCAGTAGGCGAGCTGCGCTGGCAGCCGCCGGCCCCGGCTCAGCCGTGGACCGGGGAGCGTGACGCCACCCGGCCTGGGCCACATTGCCCGCAGGCGCTCGCGGACGCGTTGACCAGCGAAGACTGCCTCTATCTGAACGTTTGGACCCCGCCGGCCGGCGCCGTGAAGCGACCGGTGCTGGTGTGGCTGCACGGCGGCGCGTTCCTCACCGGCGGCGGCGACCGGTACCAGGCCGCCCGGCTCGTCGGCCACGGCGACGCGGTGGTGGTCACGCTCAACTACCGGCTCGGCGCGCTTGGCTTCCTCGCCGACCCGGCGCTGGGCCGCGAGCCCGGCAACTACGGCTTCCTGGACCAGCAGCAGGCGTTGCGCTGGGTGCGGGACAACATCGCCTCGTTCGGCGGCGACCCGGGCCAGGTGACCGTCGCGGGCGAGTCCGCGGGCGGGATTTCGGTGTGCGACCACCTGGTCGCGCCGGGTTCGCGGGGCCTGTTCCGGGCCGCGATCATCCAAAGTGGACCTTGCCAGGCGCAGACCACGTTGCCGGACGCGGAACGCAAGAGCGTCGCGTACTCGGCCGCGCAGGGCTGCACTGATCGGTCGACGGCCGCCGCGTGCCTGCGGGCGCTGCCGGTCGCGAAGCTGCTGACCGGACCTTCTTATGTGTCGGTGGCGGGCGTCGACCTGCCCGGTCCGGCGCTGGGCGGCTCGGTGCTGCCGGCCAAGACGGCCGCGGTCCCGGTACCGGTCCTTATCGGCACGACGCACGACGAGTTCACGTACTTCCTGGCGGAACAAGCGGCGACCGGATTTGTCGTCGACCAGCACAGTTATCCGCAGGCGCTCGCCCGGGTCTTCCCGGATCCGGCGGCCGTGGCCCGTGCGTATCCGCTGGATTCGTTTCACGGCAACGCTTCCCTCGCCTACGCGGCGGCCGTCACGGACTGGGCGTTCGCCTGCCCGGCCGCGCGGCTCGCCGGTTCGCTGCCCGCGGCGTCGACCTACGAGTTCGACGACCCGACGTCGCCGGCCGCCGCCCCGCGCTCGCCGTTCCCGCTCGGCGCGACACACGCGTCCGAACTGCCGTACCTGTTCGAGCTGGGCGATCGGCCACCCGCGCTGACGCCCGCGCAGCAGCGTCTCGCGGACCGGATGGCGGGCGACTGGATGTCGTTCGTCCGAGGCCGCCCGGCCGGCTCGGCGATCGCCTATCGGGCGGACGGCGCGCGGCCGCTGACCGGTTTCGCGGAGGATCATCGTTGCGGTTTCTGGGCTTCTCTACGCTGA
- a CDS encoding maleylpyruvate isomerase N-terminal domain-containing protein: protein MTVRAEDLDDALACVSAALEPVVGGDWTRPAGDLDWDCRYTAEHLGDTLLSYAAQVASRPADHYVRFLAKADADASAGELLEFVLTAGRLLALAVGAGQPDERAYHPTGRSDPAGFAAMGCVELLLHGDDIARGLGTGIDAPRELCARVVERLFPEQEPIPDGWDALRWCAGRIELPGRPRRTGWKWQGSPESDRVAPPA, encoded by the coding sequence ATGACCGTTCGCGCCGAAGACCTCGACGACGCTCTCGCCTGCGTGTCCGCCGCTCTCGAACCCGTCGTCGGCGGCGACTGGACGCGCCCGGCCGGAGACCTGGACTGGGACTGCCGCTACACCGCCGAACACCTCGGCGACACGCTCTTGTCCTATGCCGCGCAGGTGGCGAGCCGCCCCGCCGACCACTATGTGCGCTTCCTGGCGAAGGCGGACGCCGACGCCTCCGCCGGAGAACTGCTGGAGTTCGTCTTGACGGCCGGCCGGTTGCTGGCCCTGGCGGTCGGCGCCGGCCAGCCGGACGAACGCGCGTATCACCCGACCGGGCGGTCCGATCCCGCTGGCTTCGCGGCCATGGGGTGCGTGGAACTGCTGCTGCACGGCGACGACATCGCGCGTGGTCTCGGCACCGGAATCGACGCGCCGCGCGAGCTCTGCGCCCGCGTCGTCGAGCGGCTTTTCCCGGAACAGGAACCGATTCCCGACGGGTGGGACGCGCTGCGCTGGTGCGCGGGCCGGATCGAACTGCCCGGCCGGCCGCGGCGGACCGGCTGGAAATGGCAGGGCAGCCCGGAATCGGACCGAGTGGCGCCGCCGGCGTGA
- the metH gene encoding methionine synthase yields the protein MTQNLRNLLDQRVVVLDGAWGTMLQGAGLAPEDYRADWLDGHEKDVTGDPDLLNLTRPDVVLDVHRQYLAAGADITTTNTFTATSIGQADYGLQDRVREMNLRAAELARQAADEFGNRFVAGSIGPLNVTLSLSPRVEDPAYRAVSYEEVKASYAEQIQALADGGVDLLLIETIFDTLNCKAAITAAREVAPHLPLWISVTIVDLSGRTLSGQTVEAFWTSVAHARPLIVGVNCSLGAEEMRPHVEELSKLADTYTACHPNAGLPNAFGGYDQTPEETGGMLGEFAGAGMVNIVGGCCGTSPAHIAKIAEAVKELPPRQVPAHEASTRFSGLEPFKIGPDTGFVMIGERTNVTGSAKFRRLIEAGDHQAAVDVALEQVRGGANLLDVNFDADLLESEQEMTTFLNLIATEPEVARIPVMIDSSRWSVLEAGLRCVQGKGVVNSISLKEGEGPFLEQARRIHDYGAGVVVMAFDEKGQADTVERKVEICSRAYDLLTREAGFAGEDIIFDPNVLAVATGISEHNGYAKAFIEALPLIKERCPGAHTSGGISNLSFSFRGNNVVREAMHSAFLFHAVRAGLDMGIVNAGQLAVYEDIPKDLLELVEDVLFDRRGDATDRLVEFAETVKGNGTKRVVDLSWREAPVTERLSHALVHGIVDFIEDDTEEARQSFERPLEVIEGPLMDGMKIVGDLFGSGKMFLPQVVKSARVMKRSVAYLEPYMEAEKEKMLAEGRIETSRGQGKVVLATVKGDVHDIGKNIVGVVLGCNNYEVIDLGVMVPAAQILDTAVAEHADVIGLSGLITPSLDEMVSVAQEMQRRGLKLPLLIGGATTSKQHTAVKIAPVYDHTTVHVLDASRVVGVVSDLLDTRRADALDTANRAEQQRLREQHENRHATPILTVEQARANAEKVSFEDVPTPEFTGVRVVEPSIAQLREMVDWQFLFLAWELKGKYPAILDQPVARELFDDANQLLDEIIENGSFTARGAYAFWPAHSEGDDIVLDGEYSDWKFPMLRQQTQKPDGRANRCLADYIAPSGSGDHLGGFAVAIHGAEDLAAHYEAEHDDYRAIMVKALADRLAEAFAEHIHLEARRRWFEPDVQPVLADLHAERFRGIRPALGYPASPDHSEKKDLFTLLDAEELGIGLTESYAMTPAAAVSGLIFAHPESRYFTVGRLGRDQMEDYARRRGEELAEVERWLRPNLAY from the coding sequence ATGACCCAGAACCTGCGGAACTTGCTCGACCAGCGCGTCGTCGTGCTCGACGGGGCTTGGGGCACGATGCTGCAGGGGGCCGGTCTCGCCCCGGAGGACTACCGGGCGGACTGGCTCGACGGCCACGAGAAGGACGTCACCGGCGACCCGGACCTGCTGAACCTCACCCGGCCGGACGTCGTGCTGGACGTGCACCGCCAGTACCTCGCCGCGGGCGCGGACATCACCACCACCAACACCTTCACCGCGACCAGCATCGGCCAGGCGGATTACGGCCTGCAGGACCGGGTGCGCGAGATGAATCTGCGCGCTGCCGAGCTCGCGCGCCAGGCCGCGGACGAGTTCGGCAACCGGTTCGTCGCCGGGTCGATCGGGCCGCTGAACGTCACGCTTTCGCTGTCGCCGCGCGTCGAGGACCCGGCCTACCGTGCGGTCAGCTACGAAGAGGTCAAGGCGTCCTACGCCGAGCAGATCCAGGCGCTCGCCGACGGCGGCGTCGACCTGCTGCTGATCGAGACCATCTTCGACACGCTCAACTGCAAGGCCGCGATCACCGCCGCCCGCGAGGTCGCGCCGCATCTGCCGCTGTGGATCTCGGTGACCATCGTCGACCTGTCCGGGCGCACCCTGTCCGGCCAGACGGTCGAGGCGTTCTGGACCTCGGTCGCGCACGCGCGTCCGCTGATCGTCGGCGTGAACTGCTCGCTGGGCGCGGAGGAAATGCGCCCGCACGTCGAGGAGCTGTCGAAGCTCGCCGACACCTACACCGCCTGCCACCCGAACGCGGGCCTGCCCAACGCGTTCGGCGGCTACGACCAGACGCCCGAGGAAACCGGCGGGATGCTCGGCGAGTTCGCCGGCGCCGGGATGGTCAACATCGTCGGCGGCTGCTGCGGCACCTCGCCCGCGCACATCGCGAAGATCGCCGAGGCGGTCAAGGAGCTTCCGCCGCGGCAGGTGCCCGCGCACGAGGCGAGCACGCGGTTCTCCGGCCTGGAGCCGTTCAAGATCGGCCCGGACACCGGGTTCGTGATGATCGGCGAGCGCACCAACGTGACCGGCTCGGCGAAGTTCCGCAGGCTGATCGAGGCGGGCGACCACCAGGCGGCGGTCGACGTCGCGCTGGAGCAGGTCCGCGGCGGCGCGAACCTGCTGGACGTCAACTTCGACGCCGACCTGCTCGAATCCGAGCAGGAGATGACCACTTTCCTCAACCTGATCGCCACCGAACCGGAGGTCGCGCGGATCCCGGTGATGATCGACAGCTCGCGCTGGAGCGTGCTGGAAGCCGGGCTGCGCTGCGTGCAGGGCAAGGGCGTGGTCAACTCGATCAGCCTCAAGGAGGGCGAAGGCCCGTTCCTGGAGCAGGCCCGGCGCATCCACGACTACGGCGCCGGCGTCGTGGTGATGGCCTTCGACGAGAAGGGCCAGGCCGACACCGTCGAGCGCAAGGTCGAAATCTGTTCCCGCGCTTACGATCTGCTCACTCGTGAGGCCGGTTTCGCCGGCGAGGACATCATTTTCGACCCGAACGTGCTCGCCGTCGCCACCGGCATCAGCGAGCACAACGGGTACGCGAAGGCGTTCATCGAAGCGCTGCCGCTGATCAAGGAACGTTGTCCGGGCGCGCACACCTCCGGCGGCATCTCGAACCTGTCGTTCTCCTTCCGCGGCAACAACGTCGTGCGCGAGGCGATGCATTCGGCGTTCCTGTTCCACGCCGTGCGCGCCGGGCTCGACATGGGCATCGTCAACGCGGGCCAGCTCGCGGTGTACGAGGACATCCCGAAGGACCTGCTCGAACTGGTCGAGGACGTGCTGTTCGACCGCCGTGGCGACGCCACCGACCGGCTGGTGGAGTTCGCCGAGACGGTCAAGGGCAACGGCACCAAGCGGGTCGTCGACCTGTCGTGGCGCGAGGCGCCGGTGACCGAGCGGCTGTCGCACGCGCTGGTGCACGGCATCGTGGACTTCATCGAGGACGACACCGAGGAAGCGCGGCAGTCGTTCGAGCGGCCGCTGGAGGTGATCGAGGGTCCGCTGATGGACGGCATGAAGATCGTCGGCGACCTGTTCGGCTCCGGGAAGATGTTCCTGCCGCAGGTGGTGAAGAGCGCGCGGGTGATGAAGCGCTCGGTCGCCTACCTCGAGCCCTACATGGAGGCGGAGAAGGAGAAGATGCTGGCCGAGGGCCGCATCGAGACCTCCCGCGGCCAGGGCAAGGTCGTGCTCGCCACGGTGAAGGGCGACGTGCACGACATCGGCAAGAACATCGTCGGCGTGGTGCTGGGCTGCAACAACTACGAGGTGATCGACCTCGGCGTGATGGTGCCCGCCGCGCAGATCCTGGACACCGCGGTCGCCGAGCACGCCGACGTGATCGGGTTGTCCGGGCTGATCACGCCGTCGCTGGACGAGATGGTGTCCGTCGCGCAGGAGATGCAGCGGCGCGGGCTGAAGCTGCCGCTGCTGATCGGCGGCGCGACCACGTCGAAACAGCACACCGCGGTCAAGATCGCGCCGGTGTACGACCACACCACGGTGCACGTGCTCGACGCCTCGCGGGTGGTCGGCGTCGTGTCCGACCTGCTGGACACCCGCCGCGCGGACGCACTGGACACCGCCAACCGCGCCGAGCAGCAGCGGCTGCGCGAACAGCACGAAAACCGGCACGCGACGCCGATACTGACCGTCGAGCAGGCACGGGCGAACGCGGAGAAGGTGTCGTTCGAGGACGTCCCGACGCCGGAGTTCACCGGGGTGCGGGTCGTCGAGCCGTCGATCGCGCAGCTGCGCGAGATGGTCGACTGGCAGTTCCTGTTCCTGGCCTGGGAGCTGAAGGGCAAGTACCCGGCGATCCTGGACCAGCCGGTGGCGCGCGAGCTGTTCGACGACGCGAACCAGCTGCTGGACGAGATCATCGAGAACGGCTCGTTCACCGCGCGCGGTGCGTATGCGTTCTGGCCGGCCCACTCCGAAGGCGACGACATCGTGCTCGACGGCGAGTACTCGGACTGGAAGTTCCCGATGCTGCGCCAGCAGACGCAGAAGCCGGACGGCCGCGCGAACCGCTGCCTCGCCGACTACATCGCCCCGTCCGGCTCGGGCGATCACCTGGGCGGGTTCGCGGTCGCCATCCACGGCGCGGAAGACCTGGCCGCTCACTACGAGGCCGAGCACGACGACTACCGGGCGATCATGGTGAAGGCGCTGGCCGACCGGCTGGCCGAGGCGTTCGCCGAGCACATCCACCTGGAAGCCCGGCGGCGCTGGTTCGAACCGGACGTGCAGCCGGTCCTGGCCGACCTGCACGCGGAACGCTTCCGCGGCATCCGCCCAGCGCTGGGCTACCCGGCGAGCCCGGACCACAGCGAAAAGAAGGACCTGTTCACCCTGCTCGACGCGGAGGAGCTGGGAATCGGCCTGACCGAGTCGTACGCGATGACCCCGGCCGCGGCGGTGAGCGGGCTGATCTTCGCGCACCCGGAATCGCGGTACTTCACGGTCGGGCGGCTGGGCCGCGACCAGATGGAGGACTACGCCCGGCGCAGGGGCGAGGAGCTGGCCGAGGTGGAGCGGTGGTTGCGGCCTAACCTGGCGTATTGA
- a CDS encoding MarR family winged helix-turn-helix transcriptional regulator: protein MDEGLGDALHRVVSLLGDAARQRTEGTGGLTYSQIRLLGAVEDIQPATQHQLAQAMAVSDPAVSRALRPLEAAGLVEIRQDPDHARRRLVTLTEAGLAAFRESGKPLQDELRTALRNADFPYDRYLADTLRLADLLS, encoded by the coding sequence GTGGACGAAGGACTTGGCGATGCGCTGCACCGGGTGGTGTCCCTGCTGGGCGACGCGGCACGGCAGCGCACCGAAGGCACCGGCGGGCTGACCTACAGCCAGATCCGCCTGCTCGGCGCGGTGGAGGACATCCAGCCGGCGACCCAGCACCAGCTGGCACAGGCGATGGCCGTCTCCGACCCGGCGGTCAGCCGCGCGCTGCGCCCGCTCGAAGCGGCCGGCCTGGTCGAAATCCGGCAGGACCCCGACCACGCCCGCCGCCGCCTGGTCACGCTGACCGAGGCCGGTCTCGCCGCGTTCCGCGAGAGCGGGAAACCGCTGCAGGACGAGCTGCGCACAGCGTTGCGGAACGCGGATTTCCCGTACGACCGCTACCTGGCGGACACCCTTCGGCTGGCTGACCTGCTCTCCTGA
- a CDS encoding FMN-binding glutamate synthase family protein — MARLSVVRFGMVAGLVAIAAAAVLLSNTLSPWWWFLAGPFALFAATGVYDLAQRKHSVLRNYPVLGHARFLLESVRPEMQQYFVERNFDGRPYDRSVRSIVYERAKGTAAEEPFGTERDMYAEGYEFLVPSLAPVPVPKSPPRVRVGGPDCARQYDMALLNVSAMSFGSLSSNAILALNQGAARGGFAHDTGEGGLSEYHLRGGGDLIWEIGTGYFGCRTADGGFDPGEFADKAAHDAVKCVSLKLSQGAKPGMGGVLPGSKVNAEIARVREVPVGQTVVSPPYHRVFSTPRELVRFVAKMRELSGGKPTGFKLCVGSRVQFLSVCKAMLAEEVTPDFIVVDGAEGGTGAAPLEFADHLGTPLTEGLHTVHNALVGAGLRDRIRIGASGKVATGADLVKRLIQGADYTNAARAMMFAVGCIQSQRCHTNKCPVGVATQDPRRGRALDVADKTERVRRYQQETVASAMRIMAAMGVSDPARLSPEQLRRRVDVRTVLSYAEWYDDWLAPRELLADPPAGWAADWAAADPDRFAG; from the coding sequence GTGGCAAGACTCAGTGTGGTCCGGTTCGGAATGGTGGCGGGGCTGGTCGCGATCGCGGCCGCGGCCGTGCTGCTCAGCAACACGCTCTCTCCGTGGTGGTGGTTCCTCGCGGGGCCGTTCGCGCTGTTCGCGGCGACCGGGGTCTACGACCTGGCGCAGCGAAAGCATTCGGTGCTGCGGAACTACCCGGTGCTCGGGCACGCGCGTTTCCTGCTCGAGAGCGTGCGGCCGGAGATGCAGCAGTACTTCGTGGAGCGGAACTTCGACGGCCGGCCCTACGATCGCAGCGTCCGGTCCATTGTGTACGAGCGCGCGAAGGGCACCGCGGCCGAGGAGCCGTTCGGGACAGAACGGGACATGTACGCGGAAGGCTACGAGTTCCTCGTCCCGTCGCTCGCGCCGGTGCCGGTGCCGAAGTCGCCGCCGCGAGTGCGGGTCGGCGGGCCGGACTGCGCGCGCCAGTACGACATGGCGTTGCTGAACGTGTCCGCGATGAGCTTCGGATCGTTGTCCAGCAATGCAATCCTCGCGCTGAACCAGGGGGCCGCCCGGGGCGGCTTCGCGCACGACACCGGCGAAGGCGGCCTGTCCGAGTACCACCTGCGCGGCGGTGGCGACCTGATCTGGGAGATCGGCACCGGGTACTTCGGCTGCCGGACCGCTGACGGCGGCTTCGATCCCGGCGAGTTCGCCGACAAAGCCGCCCACGACGCGGTGAAATGCGTTTCGCTGAAGCTGTCCCAGGGCGCGAAGCCCGGGATGGGCGGGGTGCTGCCGGGGAGCAAAGTGAACGCGGAAATCGCCCGGGTACGCGAAGTGCCGGTAGGACAGACCGTGGTTTCCCCGCCGTACCACCGGGTTTTCTCGACGCCGCGCGAGCTGGTGCGGTTTGTCGCGAAGATGCGAGAACTGTCCGGCGGCAAGCCGACCGGGTTCAAGCTGTGCGTCGGGTCGCGGGTGCAGTTCCTGTCGGTGTGCAAGGCGATGCTGGCCGAGGAAGTGACGCCGGACTTCATCGTCGTGGACGGCGCCGAGGGCGGCACCGGCGCGGCGCCGCTGGAGTTCGCGGACCATCTGGGCACGCCGCTCACCGAGGGCCTGCACACTGTCCACAACGCACTCGTCGGCGCCGGGCTGCGGGACCGGATCCGGATCGGTGCGAGCGGGAAGGTGGCCACCGGCGCGGATCTGGTGAAGCGGCTGATCCAGGGCGCGGACTACACGAACGCGGCGCGGGCGATGATGTTCGCGGTCGGGTGCATCCAGTCGCAGCGGTGCCATACGAACAAGTGCCCGGTCGGCGTGGCGACGCAGGATCCGCGACGGGGCCGGGCGCTGGACGTCGCCGACAAGACCGAACGCGTCCGGCGCTATCAGCAGGAGACGGTCGCGAGCGCGATGCGGATCATGGCGGCGATGGGGGTGTCCGACCCGGCGCGGCTGTCTCCGGAGCAGTTGCGGCGGCGGGTGGATGTGCGGACGGTGCTGTCGTATGCGGAGTGGTACGACGACTGGCTGGCCCCACGGGAGCTGCTGGCGGACCCACCGGCCGGATGGGCGGCCGACTGGGCGGCGGCGGACCCGGACCGGTTCGCGGGGTGA
- a CDS encoding STAS domain-containing protein translates to MASGYRQDAGDLEVSVRWRGHAAVVTVGGEIDLVTAPELGEVVGGVLERGPGVLVVDLRAVDFLSSSGLQVLAGAHRQLDAGALRVVSTSTITSRPFTTTGLDEWIGLFPTVDHALAGVSGTGG, encoded by the coding sequence GTGGCTTCCGGGTACCGGCAGGACGCGGGCGATCTCGAGGTTTCCGTGCGCTGGCGCGGGCACGCCGCGGTCGTGACCGTCGGCGGCGAAATCGACCTGGTCACCGCGCCGGAACTCGGCGAGGTGGTCGGCGGCGTGCTCGAACGCGGGCCTGGCGTGCTGGTCGTGGACCTGCGTGCGGTCGATTTCCTGAGCTCCTCCGGCCTGCAAGTGCTGGCAGGCGCGCACCGGCAGCTGGACGCGGGCGCGCTGCGGGTCGTCAGCACGTCGACGATCACGTCGCGCCCGTTCACGACCACCGGGCTGGACGAATGGATCGGCCTGTTCCCGACGGTCGACCACGCGCTCGCCGGCGTCTCCGGCACCGGCGGTTGA